The genomic interval TGGTGTAAAATCAATTCCGGTAATGAGGATGAAATTGCCAAAGAAAGCTGCGCAGTACGTCGTTGTTTTAACAACTTTACCGCTCTTGGCTTAGAGGGTGGACTTATACGTGTAGAGGGCAAGGTTATTGCCTACACGATGGGAGAAAAATTGAATTCAGATACCTATGTCGTTCATATTGAAAAAGCATTTGGAGAGATAGGGGGTGCCTATCAAATAATCAACCGTGAATTTGCTGCTTTTATCCAAGAGAGCTATCCCCAACTGATTTATGTGAACCGTGAGGAGGACATGGGCTTTGAGGGATTACGAAAGGCTAAGTTATCCTACCATCCGGATAAAATGGAGGAAAAATTCTTTGCTACCTATATAGAATTTTAATATAAGTCATTTTTTAAAAAAGCAGATGGAGATTGAATTTATGATGAACGTAGTCAGACTAGCCCAAGAAGGTGAGACAGTTTGTCAAAAAGAACTTTGGAAACGTTGCTTTGGGGATCCTGACAGTTATATCGATTTCTACTATGCCAATCGGTACAAAGAGGACGAAACTGCAGTATTGCTTCATGGTGGAGAGATTCTGGCCATGCTTACGAGAATACCTGTTGAAACGATGACACCGGATAAACGAAGCTTTAACACAGTCATGCTCTACGCTATCGCAACACACCCAGAATACCAGCGAAGAGGTTTTGCTACTCAATTAATAGATTTTAGCAACGAATATCTTAGGTCAGGGAAGAAGGAACTTTCTGTTCTAGTCCCAGCCAATAGGCAACTTGCTGATTTTTATCGAAAACAAGGATACCAGGATGGATTCTACCTTAGGGAGTCCTTACTTAGTCGCGAGGGGGTAGATAGATTACCAATCCATAAATCGTGCCATTGCACGATCACATCGGTAACTCCCGAAGAGTATAATCGCAGACGGAATAAACAACTGAGTGGTAGACTCTTTATTTCGTATGCTGATGGAGATATTGCCTATCAGAAAAAACTGTCACAAAAGTCTGGAGCGGACATCTATGCTGTAGACATTGAAGAAATAAAGGGCTGTTTAGCAGTTGAAAGACTGCCTTCTGACACGGCGCTCATCAAGGAAATCTTACTCCCAGAGGATTTAATGAATGTGGCTATCCAACAGATAGTAAAACAACTGCCTGCCAAGGAATATGTACTGCGCACACCTCCCCATTTAGCCGAGCATTTAGGGGGTTCCGTTCGCCCTTTTGGAATGATTAGGGCACATAGAGAAATCGATTGGGTGATAACACCAGAAGATTTAGGATATCTGGGATTTGCATTCGATTAGTAATACTCGCTCAAAGCCTAAGTCAGCTAGAGGGGAGATCGGTAAGATTTTGGAGAGACGCGTGCTCTCCTTTTTGATGTATAAATCTAAGATATCACCGATTTATTCAGAGAGGCCAACGGACGGATAGAGAAGGGTCGCTGTCCACAGTTATCTAGGAGTATGGCATTGTCCATGGAACGACATAATCTATGACAAAGAATGACGAGAGGGGCGGGACAAACTCCATATTGATGAGATGGAAAATCCACTTATGGGAAGGCCTTTGGGAAGACATACTTGCCTGAATAGATACACTAGGTATTTAGGAACTGCTTAACCGGTAGTTCCTTTCTTCTTAAAAAACGTGGCCGTCCACATACTGTCGGAATGAATTAATGCTATAATTATTAGACAGGGCTGAACACGGGCGGAACTCTACGAATAGAAGGGCGAAGGACTGGAATGATCGATAAACTATTGGACACGTTGGAAAGGTTTAATCTCAAACGGGCGTCTGAACTTATTAATAACAAAACATCTCACCCGCACCCCGCCGGAGATTTATTCTATGATACTGAAACCCTGATTCTGCCAGAATACCAACATGTCAAAACTCCGCTGCCAGTTAAAGAATTTCTGGAAGATATTAAAGGAATGACACTCGGATGTGCGGATTTTCCAAGAGATAATCTTAAGTTTTGCCAGGATTCCTTGGCCTATTCTAGGCAACAGAAGACGCAGGGAAAACCAGTAAAGCCTGTTTTTATTAGGATTCACGAGATCTTATTTGAAGCCCTCAATAACGCCCAAAAGGAATGGTATTTCTACTGGAGAAAAGAAGTTTTGAGGGGTAACTATTTAAGTACAGATTCAGGCTGCGTTTTCATTTTTGTTTACGAATTATTAAATTACACATTTAACGAAAATGCAGCGTTTAATTTAAGTATGTTGGATCGGGTTTGCCTAAATTATCAGGCTAGGCATTGTAATTTAGGTCGTTTTCTACCACGCTGGATTTCCGATTTTTGCTATGAGTTAGGGGAATATGACCTTGAAAAGAAGTGGACTTCCAGGATACGAAACTGTGAATTCTCTGATTATGAGATCCTCAAACAATTTGAGAACAAACTGGAGACAGTTTCTATTACCTTTTGGAAGCGATTTATCAGATCTAATAAAACGAATTTCTTCAAAACAAATAGAAATTTCGTTTATAAAGTCTTCAAGTCTTCAGTTGCGCTCCTGGAAAATGAGTATCAAGCTCAAGGTAAAAATCTCATAGATGCATGGATATTGCTTAATGAGAAGGATAGTTTTGAACGTCGATTATTCCCCAATGCGTTGATAGGCCGTAAGGTTAAAAATAAACCAGAGGCTTTACGAATTCCAACGCTAAAAATGAGAGAAGACCTTACGGCCTTATTTCGTTTGGCAGAAAACATTGCCAGAGTAAAAGCAGGGGAAAAACGCCAATTAAACGTCGATGAAACACTCTTCCCAGAGGGATTTAAAGATACGCTCTTAGAGTTGTTTCAGGATAAAGCGCAACCTTCATTAATGTTTGGAAGTCGCTTTGTAAAAGCCCAAAATAAAGGATCGATGGGCTTGGGTAGCTCGATTCCAGAGCCTCCGGAAACTTTGGAACAAGGTGTGGCGACAATTCCTCTTATTGAGTTTGATTTAGAGCGAATTGATACGTTGGATAAGGAAAGCAAGGAGTTATTAGAGATTTTTGCTCTCCGATATGATGAAGAAGAGGAAGTTGATCATCACGATAAATTAGATTTGGAACGAGGGAATAAATTCCTCGAATTGATGAGCATCTCGGAGAAGGTTAAGAAGGCGAAGGAATCGGAGTCAAGGCGGAAAGAAAAAGAAAAACCCATAAATAGTTTGGCTTCGGTGTTCAAGGATGGAAATTCCGAGGATGTTGAGCCCTTCGTGGCCGAATTAACTGAGTTGGAGCGCGATTTTCTCCTTGGGTTCAAAGATCTAATCAGGGTCAAGCAAGAGGGGATAAACTACCTCAAAACTCGTGGGACCATGATGGGGGTCTTTATCAATACCCTTAATGAGAAATCGTTAGATCATTTAGGGGACAACCTCCTAGAACAAGAGGGAGACGTTATAGTGTTCAATGAAGATTTCAAGCAAGTACTTCTTAAACTTGCTGAGGAGGTATAGGTACGTGGTAGGAAAACTTCGTAAAAAGGATTCCACAGCAATTCTAAACTCGCTTTATGGGGGAGTCGTGCCCAATCGGGGTCTGGAACATATTATGGTCGGTCGTAAAGAAGAGGCTACTCAGATTCTGAACGATTTAGAGACCGTGAAGGACGGAGCCTCAATTATTAAATTTATTATTGGACCCTTTGGCTCGGGTAAGACTTTTCTGCAAGCCCTAATCCAACAAGTTGCTTTCAGCGAAAAGTTCGTGGTCGGCAAGGTTGATTTTGATGCTAATCGCCGACTTTACGGCTCTGAGGGTAAGTCAGTGGCTACTTATTCGGAAATGATGAAAAATCTAGCGGTTGCGACGTCCCCCGATGGAAATGCTTTGCCGATGATTTTGGATCAATGGATCAGTGACGTACAGACCAAAACCATGCAAGAAAAAGGGTATGGTACGGTAACGTATGATAATCCGCAATTTATCCTTGACGTGGAACACGAAATTGCGGAGACCGCGACCAAGATGGATCGGCTCGTGGGTGGTTTCGATTTTGTACGAGTTCTGATGCAATATTTTAAGGGCTTCGTGGAAGACAACAATTCCCTTCAGCGCAGCGCACTTCGCTGGTTGCGAGGGGAATATTCGACTAAAACGGAGGCTAGAGGGGATCTGGGAGTCAGAGATATTATTGATGACTCTAATTATTATGACTACATTAAGGTCATAGCTCAATTTGTCCGGCAAATCGGGTATTCTGGCTTGGTCGTTAATTTCGATGAGGCTATTAACCTTTACAAGATAACTCATCCGCAAGCGAGGGACAAGAACTACGAAACCATTCTCAAGATTTTTAATGATACCTTGCAGGGCCATGTCTCAGGTTTGTATATTATTTTTAGTGGCACACCTGAGTTTCTCGAAGACGAGCGGAGAGGGCTTTATAGTTATGAAGCCATCAAGCGAAGACTGGTTTTAAATAAATTTGAAAGCAACGAGTTTAGGGACTTATCTCAACCAGTGATTAAACTTACTCCGCTTAAACACGAAGAGTTGTACCTTTTGCTCAAGAATCTGGTGGAAATTCACGCGTTTCATTATAATTACGAACCAGGGGTTAGTGGCGAAGAACTCCGTTCGTTTATCATTCGGGAATATTCAAGGCCAGGGGCTTTAGAAAATTTGACGACGAGTGATATCATCCGAACCTTTATTGGTGGATTAAATATTCTGCAGCAGAATTCAGGGTTTGACCGCTCGAAGATTTTTGGTGATCAGGAGGGTGCGAAATCCCTACCTCCTAAAAGCGCGGCAACGGGTCGGTTTAGTTCAGTCAAGATTTAGGTTTAATGGCGGAGTATTCCTGGATGCCATCAACCGTTCTCGCGATCCTGTCTTTCTTTCTCGCCCAAGTGGTAGTATCCGTCACTGGAATCCCTATCCCCATAAACCAGATCTCTTTAGAGGGAGTCGCTGGGGCTCTTGTTGCCATGTCTGTTTTAATGTCTATCTATTTTCCAATTTACTTCAAGTTTGGCTATCTCCGATCTAGAATGGTCGGCATGATCTTATTTTTTGCATGTTTCTTCTTTTTACCTATGGCAGTTGCTCTGACTGTGCACGGGCTTGGAGGCGTGGATAACCCGGTTGTGAGAACTATAGTTGCTACTATGCAAAGAGCCATAGGCTGGCTACAAACTCAAGCAGATTGGCAAATAGCTAGTTATTTGTTAGCCCTAGGTTGGATTTTGATGGCCGCTTCGGTTTCTCTTTCTTTGAGGTTCTATACCAAAAGGGAATTCTAGAGTTAGTTAATCGCGCAAATACAACAAATGGGAGGAGTATTTACGGATACCTTTAAACTTTTATCTAAGAAAATGCAACAACGAATCTGGGCTATGAAATGGGAGTATTTTACCCCGGTTCAGGATCAGACGATCCCGCTTATCATGCAGACGGACTCAGATATCATAGTTTCAGCGA from Desulfosporosinus sp. Sb-LF carries:
- a CDS encoding GNAT family N-acetyltransferase, yielding MMNVVRLAQEGETVCQKELWKRCFGDPDSYIDFYYANRYKEDETAVLLHGGEILAMLTRIPVETMTPDKRSFNTVMLYAIATHPEYQRRGFATQLIDFSNEYLRSGKKELSVLVPANRQLADFYRKQGYQDGFYLRESLLSREGVDRLPIHKSCHCTITSVTPEEYNRRRNKQLSGRLFISYADGDIAYQKKLSQKSGADIYAVDIEEIKGCLAVERLPSDTALIKEILLPEDLMNVAIQQIVKQLPAKEYVLRTPPHLAEHLGGSVRPFGMIRAHREIDWVITPEDLGYLGFAFD
- a CDS encoding TerB N-terminal domain-containing protein, whose translation is MIDKLLDTLERFNLKRASELINNKTSHPHPAGDLFYDTETLILPEYQHVKTPLPVKEFLEDIKGMTLGCADFPRDNLKFCQDSLAYSRQQKTQGKPVKPVFIRIHEILFEALNNAQKEWYFYWRKEVLRGNYLSTDSGCVFIFVYELLNYTFNENAAFNLSMLDRVCLNYQARHCNLGRFLPRWISDFCYELGEYDLEKKWTSRIRNCEFSDYEILKQFENKLETVSITFWKRFIRSNKTNFFKTNRNFVYKVFKSSVALLENEYQAQGKNLIDAWILLNEKDSFERRLFPNALIGRKVKNKPEALRIPTLKMREDLTALFRLAENIARVKAGEKRQLNVDETLFPEGFKDTLLELFQDKAQPSLMFGSRFVKAQNKGSMGLGSSIPEPPETLEQGVATIPLIEFDLERIDTLDKESKELLEIFALRYDEEEEVDHHDKLDLERGNKFLELMSISEKVKKAKESESRRKEKEKPINSLASVFKDGNSEDVEPFVAELTELERDFLLGFKDLIRVKQEGINYLKTRGTMMGVFINTLNEKSLDHLGDNLLEQEGDVIVFNEDFKQVLLKLAEEV
- a CDS encoding ATP-binding protein; this encodes MVGKLRKKDSTAILNSLYGGVVPNRGLEHIMVGRKEEATQILNDLETVKDGASIIKFIIGPFGSGKTFLQALIQQVAFSEKFVVGKVDFDANRRLYGSEGKSVATYSEMMKNLAVATSPDGNALPMILDQWISDVQTKTMQEKGYGTVTYDNPQFILDVEHEIAETATKMDRLVGGFDFVRVLMQYFKGFVEDNNSLQRSALRWLRGEYSTKTEARGDLGVRDIIDDSNYYDYIKVIAQFVRQIGYSGLVVNFDEAINLYKITHPQARDKNYETILKIFNDTLQGHVSGLYIIFSGTPEFLEDERRGLYSYEAIKRRLVLNKFESNEFRDLSQPVIKLTPLKHEELYLLLKNLVEIHAFHYNYEPGVSGEELRSFIIREYSRPGALENLTTSDIIRTFIGGLNILQQNSGFDRSKIFGDQEGAKSLPPKSAATGRFSSVKI
- a CDS encoding ABC-2 transporter permease; translated protein: MPSTVLAILSFFLAQVVVSVTGIPIPINQISLEGVAGALVAMSVLMSIYFPIYFKFGYLRSRMVGMILFFACFFFLPMAVALTVHGLGGVDNPVVRTIVATMQRAIGWLQTQADWQIASYLLALGWILMAASVSLSLRFYTKREF